Below is a window of Pangasianodon hypophthalmus isolate fPanHyp1 chromosome 28, fPanHyp1.pri, whole genome shotgun sequence DNA.
TAGCTTCGATGATAAAGATTTGCACGCTTCAGTGCTCCTTTTTACTTCATAGATTATTTCATTTCACGCCTGCTGGCAGATCTGTGATGATTTTGTCTCATGTGCGAAGATTAAAAAGATGAGCAGTTCCACAATTGTCCTGGAGGTGTTAAGTATTTGACTGACAGCTAGCTGTATCCTCACAGACTAACCCCGAAGTGGGCGGAGCAAACGCCTGAGTTTGGGAAGAAGTGTGAGCCAATGCTGAAAGTTTGAACACTGAAGAATGGAGCGATgctaaaaaatctgttttctatTACATTATATACTGCTAATAAACAGATATTGATTATATCTAAACTGTATTAAGTGAAGGTTCGAGCTAGAAGGCATTTTGTCGTTATATAAATTTGCCTTTGGGCGTGTTTTATGGCTGATCTTTTGTTTAGAAAGAGCGAGTCATATCCGTCCTGAGCTCCATGTTATCGGTCTGCAGCGCTGTAGCGAGATCTTCAGCGACTGTATAATTTGTCACTGGATTATTAGCTGGGTGATGAGTGAGGACTTGTGTTTGTCTCAGCAGTCGGCTGTTTATGTGTCAGTGCATTCATTCTCTCAATATGTGAAGCACAGCAGcaatgaagttaaaaaaaaataagcacaaacaACTCCTCTACATGTTTATCACAGTGTTATGATAGCAGTATGTCAGTTTTTCACCTAATAAtctaaatctgtgtgtgtgtgtgtgtgtgtgtgtgtgtgtgtgtgtgactgcgcAGTGTTTGCGGACGTTAGTTGGGCACACAGGCGGAGTTTGGTCCTCTCAGATGAGagacaacatcatcatcagcgGCTCGACAGATCGAACTCTGAAAGTGTGGAACGCAGAGACGGGAGAATGTATTCACACGCTGTACGGACACACGTCCACTGTGCGCTGCATGCACCTCCACGAaaagaggtacacacacacacacacacacacacttcacatgaCATTTCGCATGGCCATTTCCACTGCGGTTCCAGAGTTCCTGATCCTTTGCGGCGTTCTCAGATTAAACAGGGATTAAAGCTGCATTTCATTTGCATGATGTTAAACGGTTCGCTCtaagcttccattacttgttagcaacattaacTTTGTAGATTTAGCGATGAACTGAAGAAGCACACCGACTTCACACACCAATCGACTGCTTTGTGGTAaagagaggttttttttaggCTTTAACCAGGAAGCTAATCCCCTGAATGATCTTGGTTACATAATCAGTAACTGTGTTTACTCCTACTGATTTGGGGATATATTGAATGTTTCACCCACGAGCTGTCATCATGTAAAGCGAAAAAAATGACGCTAAGAGGCTTAACCGTTTTAGAGTGTCACTGAAAGAGTGTCTTGCCGTGAGATTAGAACCAAGGCGGTTTGTAAAATGTagtgaaagagtttaaaaaaaaaacacacagccagAGAAGACAGAAACTGAAAACTCAATATAAACAGCAACACTTATTTTCAAATATagacatatttaaataaataaatatatatatatgactagCTTTTtgtctgccttttatttttattgcattttatataacagtgtaTCATGGTTTATAAAATCATGATACTGtatttatggggaaaaaaaaaaagacaacgaCGACTGTTCTATCAGCCATGTTTTTCACCCGCTCAtagtgaacagaattatgggatttcCTGAAGGTATAGATGAGATGTTGGTTTCAAATCTGTCCAAAACTAGAGATATTTAGGAGACAACTGTCCTCATCCTGTCTTCCCAATTCTACACAATTTATCTTCATTCCTTCTGGgttagaaaaatgtttttattattagtgtataaCCGATTATTGGCACATATGCTGTCCAGAGTATAAACAGATGTTCACTGTAATATCACTTATGTGATTCAAATACAcgtgtgaatatatatatatatatatatatatatatatatatatatatatatatatatatatacacacacacacacacacacacacacacacacacggctgcaAAAGGCTATTTTATTACAGCAAGCTCCACACGCACAGATTGCATTCTTCACCATCTATTATTATCCGTacatacagaaacacagacagatgaATGTGTTCAGCTTCAGTGCTGTCCTGCCTGGaggctattgtgtgtgtgtgtgtgtgtgtgtgtgagagagagaaacacactagAGTGAGCATTGAAGACTCGTTctgattatctctctctctcgccctctctgTCTGGGTCTCAGGGTGGTGAGTGGCTCTCGGGATGCGACGCTGCGTGTGTGGGATATCGACTCGGGTCAGTGTTTGCACGTGCTGATGGGTCACGTGGCGGCGGTGCGCTGCGTGCAGTACGACGGACGCCGAGTCGTCAGCGGAGCCTACGACTTCATGGTCAAAGTGTGGGACCCTGAGACCGAGACGTgcttacacacactgcagggaCACACCAACCGGGTCTACTCactacaggtaacacacacacacacacacacacacacacacacacaaatactgagAAGTCCCAAATCACATTAATCTCAGTCTCTTATTCACActctgtcccaaaccacactttACTTACTATCTAGTGCACTGTTTTGTGCGTAGTGTAGATAGAAGTGTTGCAGCTTTTGTTAAAGCAAAGCTGATGAAAAAACATGATACGAATGGGATTCGTTTTAACGAGGTTCTGTAAGAAATTTGAGTAGCTGATGCACCATCCTGTGTACAGAATAATTACAAGCCTGGATAGACAGATGTGAATGttagaatattaataattattcatgtgatttaaaaaaaaacgatgCAATACAAATCAGAAATGTCTGTGGGTTTTCTTCTGAAAAGTAATTATTCCATTTCTAAATTAGAAATGAGTTCAGTGCCAATACGcgagttatgtgtgtgtgtgaggtttgttTCTTCATACCATAATTAACCCATTAATTAAAACCTGattttacagtataataacaCTAATTACTGATGATAGCCCGTGATCTAATTAAATAAGAGGATATAGGGGGGAAGAGATTTGAGGAAGAAATGTAGGCGTGAGTTATTAGAGAACGAGAGATGCAAATTTTAGACCTGATATCATTATAGTTTGGAACCTGATGCACTGAAATGTTGCTGTAACTTAAGTTTGTATCAATTTTGTcttaagggtgtgcaaacttttacaCTCGTACCATACAGCATAAATTTATTACACTGCTGGTTAAGTGTGGCTGTTTCGTCCCCACAGTTTGACGGCGTCCACGTGGTCAGCGGTTCTTTAGACACGTCCATCCGCGTGTGGGACGTCGAGACGGGgaactgcatacacacactcacgggTCATCAGTCCCTCACCAGCGGCATGGAGCTCAAAGACAACATCCTGGTGTCGGGGAACGCCGACTCGACCGTCAAAATCTGGGACATAAAGACGGGACAGTGTCTCCAAACGCTGCAAGGTGACCAGATCTACACTTTTTAGAATTGTTACTATTAATTTTTTCTACAGTCATATCTGTTGACCAGATGTGGCTGCGTTCCAAACCCCGGACTACAATAAGAAGTAGGTTACCTTGGGTACAGCAGATTTAGAAATAAGTTCAAACCCAAATCATTTTTATGTGTATAAACatgggctgcgtcccaaattGGCATACTTTAATACTAAATCGCGTGTCAGAATAGTAGCTTTTACTTAGCAACTGGTGTTAGGTTGCTAGCAAAGTgttcaaagtgtgtgtgtgtgtgtgtgtgtgtgtgtgtgtgtgtgtgtgagaacaaaTACTAATGAGCAGTGCGGAGTGACAGATTGAGAAGGAGGGCTGGAGTGAGAGATGgttatgtttttgtttcctttgtAGGTCACATGATCGGGTCAGCGAACATTAATTAATACACAACGACAAATGGATAATCAGTCAAGAGACAGACACGCCTTTTGTTACGCCGTGTCTTTTATTATTGTCGCgatgactaatcccctcttccCCTTCCCTcgtctctctcgctgtctcccTCAGGTCCTCATAAGCACCAGAGCGCCGTGACGTGTCTGCAGTTCAACAAGAACTTTGTGATCACGAGTTCGGACGACGGCACGGTGAAGCTGTGGGATTTGCGCTCGGGAGATTTCATCCGGAACCTGGTGAGCCTGGAGAGCGGCGGCAGCGGCGGAGTCGTGTGGAGGATCCGAGCCTCCAACGTGAAGCTGGTGTGCGCCGTGGGCAGCAGGAACGGCACCGAGGAGACCAAACTGCTCGTGCTCGACTTCGACGTCGAACTCAAGTGAACTGGACTTGAAgtgaagggagagaaagagcgGCGGGGCGAGGTCGGGGGGGTGTGGAAACGGGCCTCCTCGCGCAGCTCCGCCACTGGACCCACCACTGCTCACCGTTCCTGCCATGAATTGCCCCTTTAGTGACCGCTGCTGCGATTTATTTTTTGGGGGGAGGGAGGGGTTGTGCTTCTTCagaaagggggcggggcataGCTGATAGCGGGaaggaggaacaggaagtgagtcTCCTTGCGCAGCTCCGAGACTGGACCCATCATATAGAGGCATCACCTCCTCCATCTTTAGAAGGGGGTAGGGGCAGGAACGAGGAGGCGGGGCCTCTGCATTCTGGGAAGGAAGGCTTCCTCATGCAGCTCCATGACTGGCATCTGTTTGTCTGGTCCCTTTCTGGGGTTCTGTGCAGCAAAGCATTCTGGGAAGAAacgggatttttttttttttccttcactccCTTTCTCACAGCCTTTCTCGCTCAGAGACTTGCTGATTCAAGCCTGCACGCCCCAGACAGCATTATCTCTTTATTTTcgttctctttttttgttgtttgtttttgttttggttttttttcccttttaaacCAACACGAACAAGTCGACACTGTATGCATGACATGAGCGAGGAAGCCGAGTTGACACAGGTGATGGTGAACGATGATGAATGCACGCAGGTTTAGAGTTTTTAACAGGataaaaaaatggataaaagagctttgagttttaaatgtgaggatttaacaaaaaaaaaaaaccctacacacacaaaggacCCTCGATACGTGCGAGAGAGAGCCTGCTTTTCTCTGGCTTGTTCTTTCTTCTTGTTGTatccccatcacacacacacacacacaattattagtGTTCAATGCACAACTGTGAATttaagtgtcattctttaattctttttttttccacaaacatCAGCGTTTGGTGTTCTTGTTGTGTTTCAGTTTCTCTCCACCATTACCTCTACGACAAGTCTCAGTATTAATTTAAAGACAGtctggcataaaaaaaaaaagatgtgtacACAATGTTCCTCTCATCCTGAATGTAGTCAATCAGACAAGACGTGCTAATATCGctaataaaaaaaggaagattAGCGCTGCTAGGTTAGCGTTGTGCAAACTGCATGTCTAACTCATCACATTTGCCTCAAAAGACATCGATCACacgatgctaaactggaggttACACGCTTCTCTTATTTATTAGCCACATTAGCATGAGAAGACGCAAACTTCAGACATCAAACGTGGATTATATTTGGGTTAGAGGAGGAAAAtggtggactttttttttttgttttgttagatCTGTGTCTTTAAGTGCTGTTCCACATCCTCAGTGcagttttgtttctgttgtCGCTGTTCTCTGTTTAAGCTTCCTCATGTTGGCTCAGTACCGTTGCTTCATGGGAGATTAgaaattgatatttttttttaattttttttttttttttttattttacttacaaGCCCcttggaagccccgccccttcctgttcctgttctcCCAGTGGCCAAACTGAACTTAATGCTGCTAGTCACTCATgcgggactttttttttttcctccactggCTGTGACGTTTTAGTCCCAGACTAAATCCTAAAAGAATTTAGacttataaataaatcaacaaaagaCACACGATGCGTACAAGATATGAAATCtgacttctttttcttcttcttttttttttttttttttttgccactgaAACTTGAGCCAAATGTGCCTCTACGAGGCTGAAAGAGCGAGAAGGTCCGACGACTATGGACGATGtcgagtgtgtgcgtgtgtgtgcctgcttgtgtgtgcgcgtgtgtgtgtgtttgagcatcGTTCACACATTCCTTGGGACGGAAGTTCTGTT
It encodes the following:
- the fbxw7 gene encoding F-box/WD repeat-containing protein 7 isoform X4 yields the protein MGEIPRRSAVCEILANNRATVTEITSFFCLILLSHMKRKLDHGPEVRPFPSGKKPCPSPTGLVPYPSTPTTFGDLRAANGQGQQRRRITSIQPPTGLQEWLRTFQSWSGPEKLLALDELIDSCEPTQVKHMMQVIEPQFQRDFISLLPKELALYVLSFLEPKDLLQAAQTCRYWRILAEDNLLWREKCREEGIDEPLHIKRRKVVKPGFSHSPWKSAYIRQHRIDTNWRRGEIKSPKVLKGHDDHVITCLQFCGNRIVSGSDDNTLKVWSAVTGKCLRTLVGHTGGVWSSQMRDNIIISGSTDRTLKVWNAETGECIHTLYGHTSTVRCMHLHEKRVVSGSRDATLRVWDIDSGQCLHVLMGHVAAVRCVQYDGRRVVSGAYDFMVKVWDPETETCLHTLQGHTNRVYSLQFDGVHVVSGSLDTSIRVWDVETGNCIHTLTGHQSLTSGMELKDNILVSGNADSTVKIWDIKTGQCLQTLQGPHKHQSAVTCLQFNKNFVITSSDDGTVKLWDLRSGDFIRNLVSLESGGSGGVVWRIRASNVKLVCAVGSRNGTEETKLLVLDFDVELK
- the fbxw7 gene encoding F-box/WD repeat-containing protein 7 isoform X5, which encodes MGFYGTLKMIFYKMKRKLDHGPEVRPFPSGKKPCPSPTGLVPYPSTPTTFGDLRAANGQGQQRRRITSIQPPTGLQEWLRTFQSWSGPEKLLALDELIDSCEPTQVKHMMQVIEPQFQRDFISLLPKELALYVLSFLEPKDLLQAAQTCRYWRILAEDNLLWREKCREEGIDEPLHIKRRKVVKPGFSHSPWKSAYIRQHRIDTNWRRGEIKSPKVLKGHDDHVITCLQFCGNRIVSGSDDNTLKVWSAVTGKCLRTLVGHTGGVWSSQMRDNIIISGSTDRTLKVWNAETGECIHTLYGHTSTVRCMHLHEKRVVSGSRDATLRVWDIDSGQCLHVLMGHVAAVRCVQYDGRRVVSGAYDFMVKVWDPETETCLHTLQGHTNRVYSLQFDGVHVVSGSLDTSIRVWDVETGNCIHTLTGHQSLTSGMELKDNILVSGNADSTVKIWDIKTGQCLQTLQGPHKHQSAVTCLQFNKNFVITSSDDGTVKLWDLRSGDFIRNLVSLESGGSGGVVWRIRASNVKLVCAVGSRNGTEETKLLVLDFDVELK